In the Thermodesulfobacteriota bacterium genome, TCCCGGATCGACAGGCGGAAGGCCCCGGCCGCCACCCCGGGCTGGGCCAGGAGCCGCCGCACCTCGCCGGCGTAGCCTGACGGCAGCCAGGTGTCGGCATGGAGGAACAGGAGGATGTCGCCGCCGGCCGCCCGGGCGCCGGCGTTCATCTGCCGGCCGCGGCCCGGACCTGAGACCAGGACCAGGGCTCCGGCCGCCGCCGCCCGCTCCTGCGTGGCGTCCCTGCTGCCGCCGTCCACCACCAGCACCTCCCGGGGCGCTCCGGCCAGGGCTCGGCCAATGGCCTCGGCCACCATCGCCTCCTCCTGGAGGGCCGGGATGACCACCGAGATGCTGTCCACGCTCAACGCCACCCCGCCGGCAGATGGACCAGGTCCGCGGGCCGGTCGATGTCCGCCAGCTCCTCCAGGAGCGCCAGGGTCAGGCCCTGGTCGCAAATCCGCTGCCGGGTGCGGGCCAGAACCGAGGGCTGGCCCCAGGGCATGCCGCGAAAAAGGCCGGTGACCGGCCGCCCCAGGCCCACGAGATAGTAGCCGCCATCCCGGGCCGGCCCCAGGACCACGTCCCGGCCGGCCAGGGCCTGGCAGGCCGCCAGCAGGTGCCGGGGCGCCAGGCCCGGGCAGTCGCTGCCAAAGAGCACCACCC is a window encoding:
- a CDS encoding TIGR04282 family arsenosugar biosynthesis glycosyltransferase, with the protein product NQGRVWLGGDLSVRPQGWGGLGRRMQRAFAEAWREGMHRVVLFGSDCPGLAPRHLLAACQALAGRDVVLGPARDGGYYLVGLGRPVTGLFRGMPWGQPSVLARTRQRICDQGLTLALLEELADIDRPADLVHLPAGWR